The region GGTCAGAGCGACACAGCGGATCACAGCTTGAACGCCTTGACCTCGTTGCCGCGCTCGATGGTCCGGTTGGCGATGAAGCGTCCGGATTTGGCCGCCTCCTGCTTTTCAGCCTCGATTTGATGCAACATCGCTTCGAGACGCCGAAGCGCCAAGGCCTTGTTGCGGTGCTGAGAGCGTTCGTCACGCGCCGTCACCACCAGGCCGGTTGGCCGATGCAACACACGCACGGCACTATCGGTGGTGTTCTGGTGCTGCCCGCCCGGTCCGCCGGCTCTCAGCGTCTCGAAACGCAGGTCGGCCGGATCGATCGTCACCTCGCCACCCTCCGGCCCGGGTTCGATACGCTGAACCGCGACGTACCAGTTCTGCCGTTTGTGACCGGGACGCACCGGGCTCTTGAAGGTGAACCTGATCGTGCCGCAATAGCCGTTGGCAATCCGTTCCGCCTCGAGACCATCGAGGCTGACGATCGCCGACTTCGCACCGTGCCGATCCGGAACAGGACCGAGGCTGGCTTCGAAGGCACAGCCAAGCCCGAGAGCCTCGCGCTCAAGGATGCCGAGAAGTGCGGAGAGCGCCATCCGGCACTCCACCGGACCGTTGCCCGACGTCACGAGAAGATCAATAGCGCTCATGGCCGCGCCCTCCTTCCCTGCGATATTCAGGCTTTCGCCGGCGCTGTTCGACCTCCGCCTCATCAACCGCCTTCTTGAAGGTGACGAGCGGCCGCAGGCTGGCAAGCCCGACGATCAGCCCCGCCTTTTCGAGATCGCTCACCACCTGTCCGGCATCCTTGTAGGCCGACGCCGCTTCTTCGACGACGAGGGCACGATCGTCGCAGATCGCGATACCGCCCCAGGGATTGCGCAGCAACTGTTCGCGTTCGGACCGGTTGCGGCCGACCCGTCCGTGCATGGTGGCGCGATCATATTTGCGGCCGGCCCCATGAGAAATGCCGCCGAGCGAACGGCCGATGTCGGCACTCGCGACAACGACATGGCTGAGGCTGGCCCGAGATCCCGCAATCGGCGCGAGTTCGCCGGGTGCGACGGCCGCAGCGCCCTTATAATGCACAAACCCGCGATCTGAGCGGCGAACGAGATTGTGCGGTATGTCGGCGATGAGACGCAGGTCGGCACGAAGTGCTAGAGCCGCCCGCACTGCGATCAGTCGCCGGTTCAGCGATGCCCAGGCAACGCAGCGGTCATGGCTCGCAAGCCAGGCAGCACCCGCCTCCGAACCGGGATCCAGACCGGCGGCAAGTCCCGAATGAGCAGCCAATGTCTCTGAGAAAACCGCGACGCCAAGGGCGCGTGAGCCGGAATGAACAAGTAGATAAAGGCCCTGATCGTCCAGACCGGCAGCGCGCCCGCCCTCGGCAAGATCTTCCACCGCCTGCAGCTCGCAGAAATGGTTGCCGCCGCCGATAGTGCCCAAGGCATCGGGCGCCAGATCGGCGGCCAGACCTATCTCGGCGAGCCACTCGCGCCCCTCTCCGATGGGCTGCGTGTCAAGCCGGCGAAGCCGCTCCGCCGCCTTGTCGATCTTCAGCTTGCGCAGCGGCAGATCGAGGCCGAACAGCGACATGCCGCAGCCGATATCGTTGCCGATCAGCAGCGGGTGCAGCCGAGACGACAGCAGGGCGACGCCGGTCGCACCATATTTGCCGGGATGCAGATCCGGAAAGGCGGCGATTTCCGAAACACCCGGCAGGCGCGACATCTCGTCGAGCTGGTCCAAGGCAGCGCCTTCGATCCAGGCAGAGCCGGAAAAGAAACGATTGATGACCGCCGGACCTGACGCCGACGTCGTCGGGGAGCTTGCGCTCCCGATAGAATTGCCCATGATAATGAACTCTGGATATGAGTGGTCTTTCATCACCGGAAACGGCGATGTTCAACCGGCATCATCAGCCCGTTGGCCGACTTAAGCCGAAACCCTCTCGGGGCGTGCGGAGATAGTCGTCATCGTGGCGCTCCCTTTCCAGAACAATAGAGAGCGCCCGTTTAGGCGAAGTGAGACATAAATGCAAGCGTGAGGTGGCTCAATCGCCGAACGACCGCCTATAGGCACTCGGGCTCGTCCCGAGCCGCCTGCGAAAATGATGCCGCATCGTCGCCAGCGTGCCGAAGCCGCTGGCGACGGCGATGTCGTCGAGCGAAACGGCAAGTTCTTTCTCCAGCAGATCGCGGGCATGGCGCAGCCGCTCCTTCAGCAGCCATTCGCCGACACTGAGACCCGTCGTCGCTTCGAAGCGACGCTGGAAGGTGCGCATGCTCATGCCCGCTCTTCCAGCAAGCAGGCTGATCGGCTGCTGCTCGGAAAGGCTTGCCCGCATCCATTCGATCAGC is a window of Rhizobium sp. N324 DNA encoding:
- the prfH gene encoding peptide chain release factor H; the encoded protein is MSAIDLLVTSGNGPVECRMALSALLGILEREALGLGCAFEASLGPVPDRHGAKSAIVSLDGLEAERIANGYCGTIRFTFKSPVRPGHKRQNWYVAVQRIEPGPEGGEVTIDPADLRFETLRAGGPGGQHQNTTDSAVRVLHRPTGLVVTARDERSQHRNKALALRRLEAMLHQIEAEKQEAAKSGRFIANRTIERGNEVKAFKL
- a CDS encoding RNA ligase RtcB family protein; amino-acid sequence: MGNSIGSASSPTTSASGPAVINRFFSGSAWIEGAALDQLDEMSRLPGVSEIAAFPDLHPGKYGATGVALLSSRLHPLLIGNDIGCGMSLFGLDLPLRKLKIDKAAERLRRLDTQPIGEGREWLAEIGLAADLAPDALGTIGGGNHFCELQAVEDLAEGGRAAGLDDQGLYLLVHSGSRALGVAVFSETLAAHSGLAAGLDPGSEAGAAWLASHDRCVAWASLNRRLIAVRAALALRADLRLIADIPHNLVRRSDRGFVHYKGAAAVAPGELAPIAGSRASLSHVVVASADIGRSLGGISHGAGRKYDRATMHGRVGRNRSEREQLLRNPWGGIAICDDRALVVEEAASAYKDAGQVVSDLEKAGLIVGLASLRPLVTFKKAVDEAEVEQRRRKPEYRREGGRGHERY